One genomic window of Ctenopharyngodon idella isolate HZGC_01 chromosome 18, HZGC01, whole genome shotgun sequence includes the following:
- the bhlhe41 gene encoding class E basic helix-loop-helix protein 41, giving the protein MDERIPRMQGRQFLDHADFLGVEYSSLYMCKSKRGMKREEGKDAYKLPHRLIEKKRRDRINECIGQLKDLLPEHLKLTTLGHLEKAVVLELTLKHLNALTAVTEQQHQKIIALQNGERSLKSSLQADLDAFHSGFQACAKEVLQYLNKVENWTAREQRCTRLINHLHKVSAQFQPGAGILQQQLPGDDAPERDVQRDTQANCVPVIQRTQNLELNENDTDTDSGYGGEAEKGDGKCEKGCDTAKGVKIKQEFGDERVTKKAKLNWSANGASDSANTRPDMALMNSLMGMTGVGGQQTPFCMPFYFINPSAAASYMPLFDKSHLEKLVYPAAAAAALTTPFPWLYPGIPTHASTAAAAAAAIAFPSASADKTSGYDAASSKDDEPPSPDGDLSNEADLASPMSGDHGSENDAGQRNENDGT; this is encoded by the exons ATGGATGAAAGAATACCGAGAATGCAGGGAAGACAGTTCCTGGATCACGCGGATttcttggg gGTTGAATATTCGTCTCTCTACATGTGCAAATCCAAAAGAGGGATGAAGAGAGAGGAAGGAAAG GACGCGTACAAGTTACCACACAGACTGATCGAGAAAAAGAGGAGGGACCGAATAAATGAATGTATTGGGCAGCTGAAAGATTTATTACCCGAACATCTCAAACTTACG ACTCTAGGTCACTTGGAAAAAGCGGTAGTTCTTGAATTGACGCTGAAGCATTTGAACGCTTTGACAGCTGTCACAGAGCAACAGCACCAGAAGATCATCGCTTTGCAGAATG GAGAGCGATCATTAAAGTCCTCCCTCCAGGCTGACTTAGACGCGTTCCACTCAGGCTTTCAAGCATGTGCCAAAGAAGTCCTGCAGTATCTGAACAAGGTGGAGAACTGGACGGCGCGTGAGCAGAGGTGCACGCGACTCATCAACCACTTACACAAAGTTTCCGCGCAGTTCCAGCCGGGCGCAGGGATCCTGCAGCAGCAGTTGCCAGGCGACGACGCTCCAGAGCGGGACGTGCAGAGAGATACACAAGCCAACTGCGTCCCTGTCATCCAGAGGACTCAGAACCTCGAGCTTAACGAGAACGACACAGACACTGATAGCGGATACGGAGGAGAGGCAGAGAAAGGCGACGGCAAATGCGAGAAAGGATGTGACACAGCGAAAGGAGTTAAGATCAAGCAGGAGTTCGGAGATGAACGTGTCACCAAAAAAGCCAAACTGAACTGGTCTGCGAACGGTGCATCTGATTCCGCCAACACCCGACCGGACATGGCTCTTATGAACTCTTTAATGGGAATGACGGGTGTTGGTGGACAACAAACTCCCTTTTGCATGCCGTTTTACTTCATAAACCCGTCCGCAGCAGCATCGTACATGCCTTTGTTTGATAAAAGTCATTTGGAGAAGTTGGTGTATCCAGCAGCAGCGGCGGCGGCGCTGACCACGCCGTTCCCGTGGCTTTACCCCGGGATTCCCACGCATGCATCCACAGCCGCTGCGGCCGCCGCTGCCATCGCTTTCCCCAGTGCGTCCGCCGATAAAACCTCCGGATATGATGCAGCATCCTCAAAAGATGACGAGCCACCGTCTCCTGACGGTGACCTGTCCAACGAGGCTGACCTGGCCTCTCCTATGTCTGGGGACCATGGCTCAGAGAATGATGCCGGtcaaagaaatgaaaatgatggtACATAA
- the sspn gene encoding sarcospan, which yields MGSGTSPKGSAGGGSAAPGNEKKGKAKPGGPVLEEAQTCCGCRFPLVVALLQLLLGIAVAGVAFLMITISPSLLARETPHWAGIIMCVVSLLGFILFCITKVPDEKASVQFIIKLLYFFLCTMGLVISVVVIAFQCYHYALTNSYSCTEMMEDCMCTLDPEDPIARTFTYRGVTDCSAIVSTLPMYYLLQMVLNLVQAIICLVGAFLIWKHRYQVFFAGLQTGSPSAQDWQKV from the exons ATGGGGTCGGGGACTAGTCCGAAGGGGTCGGCTGGAGGAGGCAGCGCAGCCCCTGGCAATGAGAAGAAGGGAAAAGCAAAACCTGGAGGCCCAGTGCTGGAGGAAGCCCAAACATGTTGTGGCTGCCGCTTTCCTTTGGTGGTCGCTCTGTTACAGCTTCTGCTGGGCATCGCAGTAGCAGGCGTGGCCTTCCTCATGATCACCATTAGCCCCTCTCTGCTGGCCAGGGAGACGCCCCATTGGGCCGGCATCATT ATGTGTGTGGTGTCTCTGCTGGGATTCATCCTCTTCTGCATCACCAAAGTGCCTGATGAGAAAGCATCGGTTCAATTTATCATAAAG CTCCTGTACTTCTTCCTGTGTACGATGGGGTTGGTCATTTCCGTAGTGGTCATCGCCTTCCAGTGCTACCATTATGCCCTGACTAACAGCTACAGCTGCACGGAAATGATGGAGGATTGTATGTGCACCCTGGACCCTGAGGACCCCATCGCCCGCACTTTCACCTACAGAGGTGTGACAGACTGTAGTGCCATCGTGAGCACTCTACCCATGTATTACCTTCTGCAGATGGTGCTGAACCTGGTTCAAGCCATCATCTGCCTGGTGGGGGCCTTCCTGATATGGAAGCACAGGTACCAGGTGTTTTTCGCTGGGCTACAGACGGGATCTCCTTCTGCCCAGGATTGGCAGAAAGTTTAG